Proteins encoded within one genomic window of Tabrizicola piscis:
- the nagB gene encoding glucosamine-6-phosphate deaminase codes for MKVLILPDAGSAALRCAGILADCLGRNPAAVLGLATGETMRPVYAGLVDLHGAGRADFARATTFNLDEYVGVGPDHPASFATFMREALFDHVNLDPARAHLPRGDAADPEAEAARYEAAIVGAGGIGLQLLGIGRNGHIAFNEPTSSLGSRTRVKTLTEATRKANAPAFAPGPVPRHAITMGIATILQARACLLLATGAAKAAAVARMVEGPLGADCPATALQLHPEATVVLDEAAAQDLHLRDYYETVHPGGAEVQLR; via the coding sequence GTGAAGGTTCTGATCTTGCCCGACGCCGGGTCTGCAGCCTTGCGCTGTGCGGGGATTCTGGCGGACTGCCTTGGCCGGAATCCGGCGGCGGTTCTTGGCCTTGCCACGGGGGAGACGATGCGGCCGGTCTATGCCGGGCTGGTCGACCTGCATGGCGCGGGTCGGGCGGATTTCGCGCGGGCCACGACCTTCAACCTTGACGAATATGTCGGCGTTGGCCCGGACCATCCCGCCAGCTTTGCCACCTTCATGCGCGAGGCGTTGTTCGATCACGTCAACCTCGACCCTGCCCGCGCCCACCTGCCGCGTGGCGATGCGGCAGACCCCGAGGCCGAGGCTGCGCGCTATGAAGCGGCCATTGTGGGGGCTGGGGGGATCGGTCTGCAACTGCTCGGCATCGGACGAAACGGGCATATCGCGTTCAACGAACCGACCTCGTCACTTGGGTCGCGGACCCGGGTGAAGACCTTGACCGAGGCCACCCGCAAGGCCAACGCCCCGGCCTTTGCGCCCGGCCCCGTGCCGCGCCATGCGATCACCATGGGCATCGCCACCATCCTGCAAGCGCGCGCCTGTCTGCTGCTGGCAACCGGCGCGGCGAAGGCGGCAGCGGTGGCGCGCATGGTCGAGGGGCCGCTGGGCGCGGATTGCCCGGCCACCGCGCTGCAGCTGCATCCCGAAGCGACCGTGGTTCTGGACGAAGCGGCGGCACAGGACCTGCACTTGCGCGACTATTACGAGACGGTCCATCCCGGGGGGGCCGAGGTGCAGTTGCGGTGA
- a CDS encoding ABC transporter ATP-binding protein — MMAEPRTLTVVPPAQPRPVYEIARLSKTYARNRLTALTDVNLTLHKGEFVSVVGSSGCGKSTLLKIMSGLLPPTTGRVVLEGKPVTGPRDDIGMMFQQATLLPWKTTVENIVLPISMRQGRAAAKAAVPRAMELLQLVGLGDFANVYPGELSGGMAQRASICRMLISDPAVLLLDEPFSALDELTRDFMNMELQRICFERQSTAFLVTHSLAEAVILSDRILVMKPRPGRIVEEIKIDLPRPRTLEMINTTHFGEIVAHIRDLLGKEAFQ, encoded by the coding sequence ATGATGGCAGAGCCCCGAACCCTGACCGTCGTCCCGCCCGCCCAACCGCGGCCGGTGTACGAGATCGCCAGACTGTCGAAAACCTACGCCCGCAACAGGCTGACCGCGCTGACCGATGTGAACCTGACCCTGCACAAGGGTGAATTCGTGTCGGTCGTCGGATCGTCCGGCTGCGGGAAATCGACATTGCTGAAGATCATGTCGGGGCTCTTGCCGCCCACCACGGGCCGTGTCGTGCTGGAAGGCAAACCGGTGACCGGCCCAAGGGACGACATCGGCATGATGTTCCAGCAGGCCACGCTTCTGCCGTGGAAGACCACGGTCGAAAACATCGTCCTGCCAATCTCGATGCGGCAGGGCCGCGCCGCCGCCAAGGCCGCCGTGCCCCGCGCGATGGAGCTTTTGCAGCTGGTCGGTCTGGGCGACTTTGCCAATGTCTACCCGGGTGAGCTGTCGGGAGGCATGGCGCAGCGCGCGTCGATCTGCCGGATGCTGATCTCGGACCCCGCAGTGCTGCTGCTGGATGAACCCTTCAGCGCGTTGGACGAACTGACCCGTGATTTCATGAACATGGAGCTGCAGCGCATCTGCTTTGAACGTCAGTCCACTGCGTTCCTCGTGACCCACTCGCTGGCCGAAGCGGTGATCCTGTCAGACCGCATTCTGGTGATGAAGCCCCGCCCCGGCCGCATCGTCGAAGAGATCAAGATAGACCTGCCGCGCCCCCGCACGCTGGAAATGATCAACACCACACACTTCGGTGAAATCGTCGCCCATATCCGCGACCTTCTGGGCAAGGAGGCCTTCCAGTGA
- a CDS encoding RraA family protein, with translation MTAPPRPIAPGMALAGPALTVRCQPGDNLALHRAIAMAKGGEVLVVDYGGSVDSGPFGEIMALACQLRGIVGMVIDGSVRDSEQIAALRFPVFAKGLNIRGTTKRDRGQIGVPVTIGGVRVSPGDIVLADADAIVTLAPDDLAAALAASKARATREAVTMERLRQGETTLAILGLTDGDAP, from the coding sequence TTGACCGCGCCACCCCGGCCGATTGCGCCGGGCATGGCGCTGGCGGGCCCTGCGCTGACGGTGCGCTGCCAGCCGGGCGACAATCTGGCGCTGCACCGGGCCATCGCCATGGCCAAGGGCGGCGAGGTGCTGGTCGTGGACTATGGCGGCAGTGTGGACAGCGGCCCGTTTGGCGAGATCATGGCGCTGGCCTGCCAGTTGCGCGGGATCGTGGGGATGGTGATCGACGGTTCAGTCCGGGATTCCGAACAGATCGCCGCGCTGAGGTTCCCGGTCTTTGCCAAGGGCCTGAACATTCGCGGCACAACCAAACGGGACCGGGGCCAGATCGGCGTTCCGGTCACGATTGGCGGCGTTCGGGTCAGCCCGGGCGATATTGTGCTTGCGGATGCCGATGCCATCGTGACCCTTGCGCCGGACGACTTGGCCGCCGCCCTAGCCGCCAGCAAAGCCCGCGCGACGCGCGAGGCCGTGACGATGGAGCGCCTGCGGCAGGGCGAAACCACTCTTGCTATTCTTGGCCTGACAGACGGAGACGCGCCATGA
- a CDS encoding ABC transporter permease, protein MTAKPDPVNDHSVDTVWVEHEALIDRIPRWAAMLALAVLVIAIWDLATTRMGCVSPIILPSPMETLRDLIFVGHNLLTGDYMLEALWTTTRTVFWAFLIATFIGFALGVLVGETKFGERAVMPYLVAIDTMPKVAFAPLFIAWLGFDIASKVALAAFIATFPIIVSTAAGLYSASENERMLFKSIGASRLQTLVRLKLPTGLPHIFTGLKIAAVGVMAGAITGEFLGGGQGFGALIRQSASTLDTPRVFALILYLSLLGLALFFAVAWLQKRLVFWNKSDRPGGVG, encoded by the coding sequence GTGACCGCAAAGCCTGACCCGGTGAACGATCACAGCGTCGATACGGTCTGGGTTGAACACGAGGCGCTGATCGACCGCATCCCACGCTGGGCCGCGATGCTGGCGCTGGCGGTGCTGGTCATCGCGATCTGGGATCTGGCAACCACCCGCATGGGGTGTGTGTCGCCCATCATCCTGCCCAGCCCGATGGAGACACTGCGCGACCTGATCTTTGTCGGCCACAACCTGCTGACCGGCGACTACATGCTTGAGGCGCTGTGGACCACCACCCGCACGGTGTTCTGGGCCTTCCTCATCGCCACTTTCATCGGCTTTGCGCTGGGGGTGCTGGTGGGCGAAACCAAGTTCGGCGAACGCGCCGTGATGCCCTATCTTGTCGCCATCGACACGATGCCCAAAGTGGCCTTCGCGCCCCTGTTCATCGCCTGGCTTGGGTTCGACATCGCGTCAAAGGTGGCGCTGGCGGCGTTCATCGCGACATTCCCGATCATCGTCTCAACCGCCGCGGGGCTGTACTCGGCCTCGGAAAACGAACGGATGCTGTTCAAGTCCATCGGGGCCAGCCGGTTGCAGACCCTTGTCCGGCTGAAACTGCCCACCGGCCTGCCGCATATCTTCACCGGCCTGAAGATCGCCGCCGTGGGGGTCATGGCGGGGGCCATCACTGGCGAATTTCTGGGCGGGGGTCAAGGTTTCGGTGCCCTGATCCGCCAATCGGCCAGCACTCTGGACACCCCGCGCGTGTTCGCGCTTATTCTCTATCTCAGTCTGCTGGGACTGGCCCTTTTCTTTGCCGTCGCTTGGTTGCAAAAACGTCTAGTGTTCTGGAACAAGTCAGATCGGCCGGGCGGAGTGGGTTAA
- a CDS encoding sulfite exporter TauE/SafE family protein: MMDLLDPATLIPLVAVLALAGALIGFLAGIFGIGGGAISVPVFYEVFQTLGHAPDLAMPMAVGTSLAVIIPTSIQSSLGHFKRGTVDMALLRAWAVPVLLGVLLGSAIARFAQPEVFQIVFVGVAAINAAKLLSGGSGWRLRDSLPSRFVLSLYGAGVGLVSALMGIGGGAVSNLILTLHNVPIHRAVSTSAGVGVLIAIPGTLGYMAAGWGRADLPPDAIGFVSLATFALTIPTSLLTTRFGVALAHRLSRKHLERAFGLFLLAVCLRFLWEVVAP; encoded by the coding sequence ATGATGGACCTTCTGGACCCGGCAACGCTGATCCCGCTTGTCGCTGTGCTGGCCCTTGCCGGGGCGCTGATCGGCTTTCTGGCCGGTATCTTCGGCATTGGTGGCGGTGCCATATCCGTGCCGGTGTTCTACGAAGTCTTCCAGACCCTTGGCCATGCGCCCGATCTGGCGATGCCGATGGCGGTCGGCACATCGCTGGCGGTGATCATCCCGACGTCGATCCAGTCATCCCTCGGGCATTTCAAGCGCGGGACGGTGGATATGGCCCTGCTGCGGGCTTGGGCCGTGCCGGTTCTGCTGGGGGTTCTGCTAGGGTCGGCCATCGCGCGTTTTGCGCAGCCGGAGGTGTTCCAGATCGTTTTCGTTGGCGTGGCGGCGATCAACGCCGCGAAGCTGCTGTCGGGCGGATCTGGGTGGCGGCTGCGGGACAGTCTGCCGTCACGCTTTGTCCTGTCGCTATACGGGGCGGGCGTGGGGTTGGTGTCGGCGCTGATGGGGATCGGCGGCGGGGCGGTGTCGAACCTGATCCTGACCTTGCACAATGTGCCGATCCATCGGGCGGTCTCTACCTCTGCTGGCGTGGGCGTGTTGATCGCCATTCCGGGCACGCTTGGTTACATGGCGGCGGGCTGGGGCCGCGCCGACCTGCCGCCGGACGCCATCGGCTTTGTGTCGCTGGCCACCTTCGCGCTGACCATTCCGACATCGCTTTTGACCACGCGCTTTGGCGTCGCACTGGCGCACCGGCTGTCGCGCAAGCATCTTGAGCGGGCCTTCGGGCTGTTCCTGCTGGCCGTCTGCCTTCGGTTCCTGTGGGAAGTCGTCGCCCCCTAG
- a CDS encoding NAD(P)-dependent oxidoreductase, whose product MTSSIGIAGTGRMGTAFALRLIEMGASARVWNRSPAGLAKAVAAGATAVDLGGLAGCDVILLSLTNAEASTAVVQGLVAAGIAGRLVIDMSTLLPAEADALAGLVTGAGADFVHCPVGGTVAPALKGQLLGMAGGTVAAFERARPVLGQLCRRVEHLGTAGAAARMKLAVNLPLAVYWQTLGESLALLRDAGVPHELAISLIADSSAGPTVLKNRAQVVVDTLGGTDQPGTFDIAGLLKDLTLALQLAEAEGAALPLAEAAAPRYRAAVEAGLGGFDGASLTRLAAKG is encoded by the coding sequence ATGACATCCAGCATAGGCATCGCAGGCACGGGCCGGATGGGGACGGCCTTTGCGCTGCGGCTGATCGAAATGGGCGCAAGTGCCAGGGTCTGGAATCGTAGCCCGGCCGGACTGGCCAAGGCCGTGGCGGCTGGGGCGACGGCGGTCGATCTTGGCGGCCTTGCCGGGTGCGATGTCATCCTTCTGTCGCTGACCAATGCCGAAGCGTCGACCGCTGTGGTGCAGGGGCTTGTTGCTGCGGGCATCGCCGGTCGGCTGGTCATCGACATGTCGACCCTGCTTCCGGCCGAGGCTGACGCGCTGGCCGGTCTTGTCACGGGAGCGGGCGCGGATTTCGTGCATTGCCCGGTGGGCGGCACGGTGGCCCCGGCCCTGAAGGGCCAGCTTCTGGGGATGGCCGGGGGGACTGTCGCCGCATTTGAACGGGCGAGACCCGTGCTGGGCCAGCTCTGCCGCCGGGTGGAGCATCTGGGCACCGCCGGGGCCGCGGCACGGATGAAACTGGCCGTGAACCTGCCGCTGGCGGTCTACTGGCAGACGCTGGGCGAAAGCCTTGCCCTGCTCCGCGACGCTGGTGTGCCGCATGAGCTGGCGATCAGCCTGATTGCCGACAGCTCGGCCGGGCCCACGGTGTTGAAGAACCGCGCGCAAGTGGTGGTGGACACGCTGGGCGGGACCGACCAGCCGGGCACGTTCGACATCGCCGGGCTGTTGAAGGACCTGACCCTTGCGCTGCAGCTTGCCGAGGCGGAGGGGGCCGCCCTGCCCCTGGCCGAAGCCGCCGCCCCCCGGTATCGCGCCGCTGTCGAGGCTGGGCTGGGTGGCTTTGACGGGGCCAGCCTGACCCGTCTGGCGGCAAAGGGATGA
- a CDS encoding fumarylacetoacetate hydrolase family protein, with product MAAFALTPPAQAHLDITGMEDKFPVRRIYCIGKNYVAHIIEMNADERDPPVIFMKPTDAIVKNGGEIPYPIFTTNFHYECELVVALKSGGYNIPVSEASSHIYGYAIGLDMTRRDHQAEALAKGLPWEVTKSFDHSAPVGPITPVSTCGILTSGHVRLKVNGVVKQDADISLMIWKVDEIISKLSEQHRLMPGDIIMTGTPAGVGAVVTGDVLDCSMDGVEPMQVRIGGKAA from the coding sequence ATGGCGGCCTTTGCCCTGACCCCACCGGCGCAAGCCCATCTGGACATCACCGGCATGGAGGACAAGTTCCCGGTCCGCCGCATCTACTGCATCGGCAAGAACTACGTGGCCCATATCATCGAGATGAACGCGGATGAGCGTGACCCGCCGGTGATCTTCATGAAGCCGACTGATGCCATCGTGAAGAACGGGGGCGAGATCCCCTATCCGATCTTCACCACCAACTTTCACTATGAGTGCGAACTGGTGGTCGCGCTGAAATCCGGCGGCTACAACATTCCGGTGTCCGAAGCCTCCAGCCATATCTACGGCTATGCCATCGGGCTGGACATGACCCGGCGCGATCATCAGGCCGAGGCTTTGGCCAAGGGTCTGCCGTGGGAGGTGACCAAGAGTTTCGACCATTCCGCGCCGGTTGGCCCGATCACCCCGGTCAGCACCTGTGGCATCCTGACCTCGGGCCATGTCCGGCTGAAGGTCAACGGCGTGGTCAAGCAGGATGCGGATATCTCACTGATGATCTGGAAGGTGGATGAGATCATCTCGAAACTGTCCGAACAGCACCGGCTGATGCCGGGTGACATCATCATGACCGGCACGCCTGCGGGTGTGGGCGCGGTCGTGACGGGCGATGTGCTGGATTGCAGCATGGACGGCGTGGAGCCGATGCAGGTCCGCATCGGCGGCAAGGCAGCGTGA
- a CDS encoding ABC transporter substrate-binding protein produces the protein MTNTTRLTRRSFGLIAAGGAASFALGAPAILRAQTAVTFAVPNPSALTWLPYWVAVGEGYFAEEGLDLRLEAIDGSSAVLQAMSAGQAQIGAPGPGPTLGAKARGLDVKFLYNLYPKSVFGILVKDESPYQTPADLKGTVIGVGTADGAEVSFTKAIMTDLGMVEGTDYTFLPVGDGGTAAVGFMRDEVGSYAGAVSDAAILASRGLTLREITPEAYLGFFGNGIAMLESQMAATPDLAPKFGRALVRGTRFASDPANKDKALAHCAAGNPQEGEQDYAPSLYDGVVNRMTPTEAFIGQGYGYQPPEHWQAIHDSAVASGALEAPLPDLSAVYSNEFVAGWNA, from the coding sequence ATGACCAACACGACCAGACTGACCCGCCGGAGCTTTGGCCTGATTGCCGCGGGCGGGGCGGCAAGTTTTGCCCTTGGTGCGCCAGCGATCCTGCGCGCGCAGACGGCGGTGACCTTTGCCGTCCCCAACCCTTCGGCGCTGACCTGGCTGCCCTACTGGGTGGCGGTGGGCGAGGGCTACTTCGCCGAGGAAGGCCTTGATCTGCGGCTTGAGGCGATCGACGGATCGTCCGCCGTGCTTCAGGCGATGTCGGCAGGCCAGGCGCAGATCGGCGCCCCCGGACCGGGTCCGACCCTTGGCGCCAAGGCGCGGGGGCTTGACGTCAAGTTCCTCTACAACCTCTATCCGAAGTCGGTGTTCGGCATCCTCGTCAAGGACGAAAGCCCCTACCAGACGCCCGCCGACCTGAAGGGCACGGTGATCGGCGTCGGCACCGCAGACGGGGCCGAGGTATCCTTCACCAAGGCGATCATGACCGATCTGGGCATGGTGGAAGGCACCGACTACACTTTCCTGCCCGTGGGCGACGGTGGCACCGCCGCCGTGGGCTTCATGCGCGATGAGGTGGGGTCCTACGCCGGGGCCGTGTCGGACGCGGCGATCCTTGCCTCCCGTGGGCTGACCCTGCGCGAGATCACGCCCGAGGCCTACCTTGGCTTCTTCGGCAACGGCATCGCCATGCTGGAAAGCCAGATGGCCGCAACGCCCGATCTTGCACCGAAGTTCGGCCGCGCACTGGTGCGGGGCACCCGCTTTGCCAGCGATCCGGCGAACAAGGACAAGGCGCTGGCCCATTGCGCCGCAGGCAACCCGCAGGAAGGCGAACAGGACTACGCGCCTTCGCTTTATGACGGTGTCGTCAACCGGATGACCCCGACGGAGGCGTTCATCGGCCAAGGCTACGGCTACCAGCCGCCGGAACACTGGCAAGCGATTCACGACAGCGCCGTCGCCTCGGGCGCGCTGGAGGCACCGCTGCCGGACCTGTCTGCCGTCTACTCGAACGAGTTCGTGGCCGGCTGGAACGCCTGA
- a CDS encoding efflux RND transporter periplasmic adaptor subunit, with product MALIRTLVLAATLVAPALIAPAPLRADPLTLALTDITDWKAVYGTVEARDRVPARARLGGILVTLTVAEGDLVAEGQELALVTDDKLALQRSALAAQRAALAAQLANAQADLARGEGLLASGTTTAQRVDALRTNVDVLTGQIGSLDAQAQVIDQQIAEGRVLAPVAGRVLDVPVARGAVVQPGEPVAVIGGGGTFLRISVPERHATSLVEGDPIQIASEGAVELTGTLSRIYPLIESGRVTADVEITGLPDRFFGARLLVRLPVGTRPALLVPETAIVTRAGLDFIAVEQPTGPALRTIVPGERLTLNGTPMVEVLSGLAPGDTVLTEPPVTSGASHD from the coding sequence ATGGCGCTGATCCGCACACTTGTTCTGGCCGCAACCCTTGTTGCCCCGGCCCTCATCGCCCCGGCACCGCTGCGAGCCGATCCGCTGACCCTAGCCTTGACCGACATCACCGACTGGAAAGCCGTCTACGGCACGGTCGAGGCGCGTGACCGCGTGCCAGCCCGCGCGCGGCTTGGCGGCATCCTTGTCACGCTGACCGTGGCCGAAGGCGACCTTGTTGCCGAAGGTCAGGAACTGGCCCTTGTCACCGACGACAAACTTGCCCTGCAACGCAGCGCCCTTGCCGCCCAGCGAGCCGCGCTCGCCGCCCAGCTTGCCAACGCCCAGGCCGATCTGGCCCGCGGCGAAGGTCTCCTCGCCTCCGGCACCACCACCGCCCAGCGGGTTGATGCGCTGCGCACCAATGTCGATGTGCTGACGGGCCAGATCGGGTCGCTTGATGCACAGGCGCAGGTCATCGACCAGCAGATCGCGGAAGGCCGCGTCCTTGCCCCGGTCGCGGGTCGCGTCCTTGACGTCCCCGTCGCCCGTGGCGCGGTGGTCCAGCCGGGCGAACCCGTGGCCGTGATCGGCGGTGGCGGCACGTTCCTGCGCATTTCGGTCCCCGAACGCCACGCCACCAGCCTTGTCGAAGGCGACCCGATCCAGATCGCGTCCGAGGGCGCGGTCGAACTGACCGGGACCCTGTCGCGCATCTATCCGCTGATCGAATCTGGCCGTGTCACCGCCGATGTCGAAATCACCGGCCTGCCCGACCGCTTCTTCGGCGCGCGCCTGCTGGTGCGCCTGCCTGTCGGCACCCGCCCGGCCCTGCTGGTTCCCGAAACCGCCATCGTCACCCGGGCGGGCCTAGATTTCATTGCCGTGGAGCAGCCCACAGGCCCGGCCCTGCGCACCATCGTTCCCGGCGAACGGCTGACCCTGAACGGCACCCCGATGGTCGAGGTGCTCAGCGGCCTTGCCCCCGGCGATACCGTGCTGACCGAACCGCCTGTCACCAGCGGGGCAAGCCATGACTGA
- a CDS encoding GntR family transcriptional regulator, whose product MNASDKTLSDPRNLSEQAYDLIRRDILNGTLFPGDKLQIEAISDRYSIGVAPVREALNRLSSEGLVERKSQRGFFVAAISMTALEELVKTRIWLETLALRESILNHDEVWEEQLVLAYHRLARTHRRLPSEAGREESEEWELRHKEFHLLLLDRCGSSWLLGFCSTMMDQAGRYRSLSMNVHPSLLRRQGAAAEHEALLAAVVDRDADRACRLLEDHYTTTLEGLRGVIDAGSP is encoded by the coding sequence ATGAATGCTTCCGACAAGACGTTAAGCGATCCGCGCAATCTGTCCGAACAGGCCTATGACCTTATTCGCCGCGACATCCTGAACGGCACGCTGTTCCCCGGCGACAAGCTGCAGATCGAGGCGATCTCGGACCGCTACAGCATCGGCGTCGCCCCCGTGCGCGAAGCGTTGAACCGTCTGTCGTCGGAAGGGTTGGTCGAACGCAAAAGCCAGCGCGGCTTTTTCGTTGCAGCAATCTCGATGACCGCGTTGGAAGAGCTGGTGAAAACCCGGATCTGGCTGGAAACGCTGGCCTTGCGGGAATCCATCCTCAACCATGATGAGGTATGGGAAGAACAGCTGGTTCTGGCCTATCACCGTCTCGCCCGCACCCATCGCCGACTGCCGTCCGAAGCGGGGCGCGAAGAGTCCGAGGAATGGGAACTGCGCCACAAGGAGTTTCACCTGCTCCTGCTGGATCGCTGCGGCTCAAGCTGGCTTCTGGGGTTCTGTTCCACCATGATGGATCAGGCCGGGCGCTATCGCAGCCTGTCGATGAACGTCCACCCAAGCCTGTTGCGGCGCCAAGGGGCCGCAGCCGAACATGAGGCGCTGCTTGCCGCCGTCGTGGACCGTGACGCGGACCGCGCCTGTCGGTTGCTGGAAGATCACTACACCACAACGCTGGAAGGTCTGCGGGGCGTCATCGACGCGGGAAGCCCGTAG